A region of Triplophysa rosa linkage group LG16, Trosa_1v2, whole genome shotgun sequence DNA encodes the following proteins:
- the necab1 gene encoding N-terminal EF-hand calcium-binding protein 1 produces the protein MDCSEEAQSLSDEASTPMELKKGMSIFLDILRRADKNDDGKLSFDEFKAYFSDGVLSGDELKELFHTIDTHNTDNVDTDELCEYFSQHLGEYENVLAALEDLNTSILKAMDKTKKEYQEATHLEQFVTRFLLKETTSQLQSLQSSLECAMKTTAEQTRQERQAPVKPEVLSIQWSGRRSNRRLQRNNSLSPNNPLLNLVNSGLFEEDNQWMTQINRLQKLIDRLEKKARLNSQLNFIQHFLHFTLLQSSYSYHKHEHILIVQRQLSVLEEELEEFRLALQQYIDCARAQTGCLHVAVQRLANESRFILYEFWEQSNVWKNHLQTNYSKTFQRGNVDFLETPEIMTTMLVPASWWVLNNNN, from the exons ATGGATTGTTCTGAAGAGGCGCAGTCACTCTCAGATGAAGCCTCCACTCCAATGGAGTTAAAAAAGGGAATGTCAATATTTTTGGAT ATATTGAGAAGAGCTGACAAAAATG ATGATGGGAAATTGTCATTTGACGAGTTCAAGGCTTATTTCTCTGACGGCGTTCTGTCAGGAGATGAATTGAAGGAGCTCTTCCATACGATTGATACTCATAACACGGA CAATGTGGACACGGATGAGCTCTGTG AATACTTCTCTCAGCACCTTGGAGAATATGAAAATGTTCTTGCTGCCTTGGAGGACCTAAACACCTCCATACTGAAAGCCATGGACAAAACCAAGAAG GAGTACCAGGAGGCCACACACCTTGAGCAGTTTGTGACGCGTTTTCTGCTGAAGGAGACCACCAGTCAGCTGCAGTCTCTTCAGAGCTCACTGGAGTGTGCCATGAAGACCACAGCTGAGCAGACCCGACAAGAGAG ACAGGCACCCGTGAAGCCCGAGGTTCTGTCCATTCAGTGGTCGGGAAGAAGATCTAACCGAAGACTTCAAAGGAATAACAGCTTGTCTCCAAACAACCCTCTACTGAACCTTGTCAATTCAG GTTTGTTTGAAGAAGACAACCAATGGATGACTCAAATCAACAGACTGCAAAAGCTGATTGACCGTCTTGAAAAAAAGGCAagactcaactctcaactcaactttatacAGCACTTTTTACACTttacattgttacaaagcagct ACTCTTATCATAAGCATGAG CACATTCTGATCGTCCAGCGGCAGCTCTCCGTGCTGGAGGAAGAATTGGAAGAGTTTCGTTTGGCTCTCCAGCAGTACATCGACTGCGCGCGCGCTCAGACAGGTTGCCTCCA TGTTGCAGTTCAGAGGCTTGCGAATGAATCCCGCTTCATACTGTATGAGTTCTGGGAGCAAAGCAACGTGTGGAAGAA tCACCTCCAGACCAACTACAGCAAAACCTTCCAGAGAGGCAACGTGGATTTTTTGGAGACTCCAGAGATTATGACAACTATGCTGGTTCCAG CATCTTGGTGGGTCCTTAACAACAACAACTAG